In the Candidatus Cloacimonadota bacterium genome, CCCAGGATAAAAAATTTCCTGATGAAAGCGTTTTTATGGGAATTTACCGCAAAGAAATTGATGAATTTCTCATCCCCCGCGGCAATCATATCCTGAAAGAAAACGATCTGATCTTCATAGTTTCCAAAAGCGAATTTATTCAGCAGGCATCTGAATTCCTGACCGTGAAAGATAAGAAAAAGAGAAAAACCAGGGAGAAAGAAGCCTAAAATATTATCAATTTACGGCAGCGTTGAAGACTTTCCTGGATCGCTGCTACACGTTCATCAGAATATCTGGATTACTGGCTTTCAAACTTCTTTAAAAAAATGGAAAAGATCTAGCAGAACCATGCAGGTGATTTGATGGCAGATGATGCAGCTTCCAAAAATGCGGAAGTTCTGAAAAAAGCGGAGTAGATTGGCAGGAAATTATGAAGTTATTTGTCTAGTAATGAAATAAATTCATTAAATTTTTCTGTTTCTCCTTCTTTCGTTGACCATCGTTTTACTTCAGAAAGATTGATTTTATTATGTTTTGCAACCATTACAGCTTGATTTAAACATTGCCTATCGTTCCAAAAATAAAAAGAAGCCAATCTGTCTTTCACGCATTCTGTAGGTGAAATTATTCGTAATTCTCCTACAGCTGTTTTTATTATTTCTATCTCTTTGATAGCTTCTTCGCCCACAGCAAGAGGTCCGGGAGGAAATTCTATAAAAAGTTCTGTTTCGGGATGTTTGAAATATCTGTTTTTCTCTATAAAACCAATTTCTTTCAGATGTTTTTTCAATTCATTTCTTTTTGTGTAATAGGTTTCCACAAAGTCCAAATCCATCGAAACATACTGGTTTTGGGAATATATAGTAACACAACTTCCGCCGGTTAAAGTTATTTCAATTCCATATTTTTGCAGATGAGAACAAATATATGCTCCCAATTCTTTCACGTCCATTTCCTTGATACTTTTCATAAGTTCTTACCATTTCTTCTAGGACGACGGCGATTATTAATAAGAAGATCACGTTCTTTGTCAGGATAGAAAGCTAAAGTTTTTTCTAAAAGATTTTTCAATTCTTTTAGAAAAGGATAGCGCGGATTCAATTGGAAAATTTTTGTTCTCCCTTTTGATTGACTAATGAGAATGTTGCCGTTCTCTAAGTTGTTCAGTTGATTTAAAATAGGAGTTAACGGCGCTTCAAAAAAATCTGCAATCTCCTTTGCATAACCTTCTTCTCTGCAATAAAGAAAGATCAATACTCTCTCTTTATTTATTGAACCTAATAAATTTTCTAACATAAAAACCTCTTTTTAGTTATAAAAAACTAAATTATAGTTTATATAAACTGATTTTTAGTTAATTAATTATTTGATGATTTCTTGTAAAGTATTTTTATTTTATTGAAAAAGTAAGAAATTTTAATCGAAAGAATTCCTCGCTGCTCTGCATCGGGTTTTTCCAAATTTTCTCCTCTGTTTGAGGGGACATCCGGCAGTTGCCGGAGAGGGGTAAATAATGAAAATTCGATTTTCAGTTTGCTGAAATAAATTTAGCGAAATACACCTTGGCTCTGCCACGGTGATAGTCAAATTTAAGAATTTTACTTAATACTTTTACTTTGTTCGTGTAAGTTCGTTTTGTTTGCTGCTAAAATCATCAATTCAATTTCAGCTTGACGTTTGAACATAATAATAAAGAAAAGAATTTAGAATTTTTATGAATAATTTGGAGTTAATGTGAATTTTCAGGATATAATTCTTAAATTGCAGCATTTCTGGGCCCAAAACGGCTGTAATGTTCTGCAGCCTTACGACGAAAATATGGGAGCGGGAACTTTTCATCCTGCCACTTTTTTTGGTGCTTTGGGAGATAAACCAACTTCTGTAGCTTATGCCCAACCCTGCCGTCGACCCAAAGATGGCCGTTACGGCGAAAATCCCAATCGTCTGCAGCATTATTACCAGTTCCAGGTAATTATAAAACCATCACCCGATGATATTCAAACTTTGTATCTGCAGAGCTTGCAGGCTATCGGAATTCAAACCGAGAAGCACGATATTCGTTTTGTGGAAGATGACTGGGAAAGTCCAACTCTGGGAGCCTGGGGTTTGGGTTGGGAAGTCTGGCTGGACGGCATGGAAATTTCTCAATTCACCTATTTTCAGCAGGTGGGCGGAATCGAAGTTTTTCCCATCAGTGTGGAACTTACTTACGGTTTGGAACGGCTGGCAATGTATATTCAAGATGTGGATGATTTCAAAGAATTACAATGGAATGATACAACAAAATACGGTGAAATTTTCTTCGATAAAGAATTGGAATTTTCCGATTTCAATTTTAATGCAGGCGATGTGAAATCACTTTTTGCTGCTTTCAAAGATTACGAAAAACAGGTAGAATTCCTGATAGAAAAAAAGCTGGTTTATCCTGCTTATGATTATTTACTTAAATGTTCGCACACTTTCAATCTGCTGGATGCTCGCGGCGTTATCAGCGTTACTGAGCGAGCTGCTTATATTGGCAAGATCCGCTCGATGGCAAAAAAATGCGCAATTTTGTATATTGAAAAATATTCTTGATAAATGAAAACATTTGAAAAAGTATTTCCTTTCGTAAAAAAGAATATTCCGATCCTGATCGGTGGTATCATCCTGATCATTCTGATCGATGCGGGACAGCTTTTTACGATAAACATAATGCAGAGAGCTATCGACAGCATGAGTCAGGAAGGTTTCACAAAACAGACTTTGCTCTATTCTGCTTTGTGGATCGCAGGAATTACGATCACGATCACAATTCTTCGTTACTTCTGGCGCCTGGCTTTCGTGGGAACTGCCTGGACGATGGATCGTGATATTCGCCAGATGTACTACGATCATCTGTTGAAGCTTTCAGCGAATTTCTTCCATAAAACCAAAACCGGTGATCTGATGGCTTATGCCACCAACGATATGAATGCTGTTCGCATGCTGTTTGCTTTTGGATTTGTGATCGGTTGCGACATTTTAGTAATTGCCATTGCTTCGCTTTTTTTTATGGTCAATATCAGTTTGAAACTTACACTTCTGGCTGTTATTCCCACTCCGATCCTCAGCATTGTTATCATGGTATTTGGCCGGCAGATCCACCATCGTTTCCGCAAGGTTCAAAAAACTTTTGCCGAACTTAGCGGAAAAGTGCAGGAATCTATTTCCGGCATTCGCGTAGTAAAAGCGTTTGTGCAGGAAGAATCTGAACTGGAAAAAATGTCGGAATCAGCAATGGATTATGTGAACGATAATATCAGATTAGTGAAGATACATGCCATGTTCCATCCTATGATGTTTTTGATCATAAATATGTGTATGGGGATTATTCTGGTTTTCGGTGGAGAAGCAGCAATTTTAAATGATATTTCAATAGGTGAATTTGTGGCTTTTTTCCAATATCTGGGAATGCTGGTTTGGCCAATGATAGCAATAGGTTGGATCGTAAACCTTTTCCAAAGAGGAACAGCTTCTCTTAAAAGATTGAATTCGATTTTTGAGCAGGATCCGGAAATTTTTGATGAAGATATAGATCCTGAAATTAAAATTCTACATGGAGCTATCCGCTTTCAAAATCTGAGTTTTAATTATAAAGAAGGAAGTGCAGTAATTCTGGATGATATTTCCTTCCAGATAGAAGCTGGCAAAACTCTGGCAATCGTTGGTAAAACTGGCTGTGGAAAATCAACAATTATTGAATTGCTAACTCGAGTTTATAATCCTCCTGCAAATTCTGTCTTTATCGATGAACATGAATTATTTAAAATTCCTTTGAACACTCTTCGCAACAATATCGTAATGGTTCCACAGGAAATTTTCCTGTTTTCTGATACTGTGGCAAATAACATCAAATTGGGAAAAGCTGATGCTGATATGGAAGAAGTGATCGAAGTAACTAAGAAAGCTCAAGTTTATGATTCGATCCTGGAATTCGATAAAGGATTCGATACAATGGTTGGTGAACGCGGAGTAACTCTTTCCGGTGGACAAAAGCAGAGATTGGCAATTGCC is a window encoding:
- a CDS encoding winged helix-turn-helix domain-containing protein, whose protein sequence is MLENLLGSINKERVLIFLYCREEGYAKEIADFFEAPLTPILNQLNNLENGNILISQSKGRTKIFQLNPRYPFLKELKNLLEKTLAFYPDKERDLLINNRRRPRRNGKNL
- a CDS encoding glycine--tRNA ligase subunit alpha; the encoded protein is MNFQDIILKLQHFWAQNGCNVLQPYDENMGAGTFHPATFFGALGDKPTSVAYAQPCRRPKDGRYGENPNRLQHYYQFQVIIKPSPDDIQTLYLQSLQAIGIQTEKHDIRFVEDDWESPTLGAWGLGWEVWLDGMEISQFTYFQQVGGIEVFPISVELTYGLERLAMYIQDVDDFKELQWNDTTKYGEIFFDKELEFSDFNFNAGDVKSLFAAFKDYEKQVEFLIEKKLVYPAYDYLLKCSHTFNLLDARGVISVTERAAYIGKIRSMAKKCAILYIEKYS
- a CDS encoding ABC transporter ATP-binding protein/permease; its protein translation is MKTFEKVFPFVKKNIPILIGGIILIILIDAGQLFTINIMQRAIDSMSQEGFTKQTLLYSALWIAGITITITILRYFWRLAFVGTAWTMDRDIRQMYYDHLLKLSANFFHKTKTGDLMAYATNDMNAVRMLFAFGFVIGCDILVIAIASLFFMVNISLKLTLLAVIPTPILSIVIMVFGRQIHHRFRKVQKTFAELSGKVQESISGIRVVKAFVQEESELEKMSESAMDYVNDNIRLVKIHAMFHPMMFLIINMCMGIILVFGGEAAILNDISIGEFVAFFQYLGMLVWPMIAIGWIVNLFQRGTASLKRLNSIFEQDPEIFDEDIDPEIKILHGAIRFQNLSFNYKEGSAVILDDISFQIEAGKTLAIVGKTGCGKSTIIELLTRVYNPPANSVFIDEHELFKIPLNTLRNNIVMVPQEIFLFSDTVANNIKLGKADADMEEVIEVTKKAQVYDSILEFDKGFDTMVGERGVTLSGGQKQRLAIARALLTNPNILVLDDALSAVDTKTEKNILDDLINLRKNKTTIIISHRISSIQHADKIIVLNNAKIEEEGSHEELLQDCGIYRDLYEKQQIEEKLS